A single Halarcobacter anaerophilus DNA region contains:
- a CDS encoding 6-phosphofructokinase, with protein sequence MAIAIMTSGGDCAGMNPAIKHFVDYCYTKEVQPYLIYDGLEGLIDGNIKAATYEDVAGIMHEGGTKIRSSRSKRFFEYEYRKQAFENLKKHKIDKILILGGDGSFRALNQFYKDFGVHFVGVPATIDNDIFGTSYCLGVDTALNIIRGATDAVRDTSSSFRRACVIETMGRDCGYLALVSAITCGAEVCIIPELEYDLESIGKRLKEEIKNGRKYVVCIVAEGCNKDKCTSTNQLVQWLENDIKIETRATILGHVQRGGNPTVFDRLMASKFVTYSIDKLLSDQEGGSVIVYNDSKFEFVTIDYVNSQKYEIREDLLELAKRLVN encoded by the coding sequence ATGGCAATAGCGATAATGACTTCAGGAGGAGATTGTGCAGGAATGAATCCTGCTATTAAACATTTTGTGGATTATTGTTACACAAAAGAGGTTCAGCCGTATTTGATTTATGATGGTTTAGAAGGGCTTATTGACGGAAATATAAAAGCTGCAACATATGAAGATGTTGCAGGTATTATGCATGAAGGTGGAACTAAAATAAGATCTTCAAGATCAAAAAGATTTTTTGAGTACGAGTATAGAAAACAGGCTTTTGAAAATTTGAAAAAACATAAAATCGATAAAATTTTGATTTTAGGAGGAGATGGATCTTTTAGAGCATTAAATCAGTTTTACAAAGATTTTGGAGTACACTTTGTAGGAGTTCCCGCAACAATAGACAATGATATTTTCGGAACAAGTTATTGTTTAGGTGTTGATACTGCACTTAATATAATAAGAGGTGCAACCGATGCGGTACGGGATACTTCTTCTTCTTTTAGAAGAGCTTGTGTAATTGAAACTATGGGAAGAGATTGCGGATATCTGGCATTGGTTTCTGCAATTACTTGCGGAGCTGAAGTCTGCATTATTCCCGAGCTTGAATATGATTTAGAATCTATTGGGAAAAGGCTTAAAGAGGAGATTAAAAACGGTAGAAAATATGTTGTTTGTATTGTTGCTGAAGGGTGTAATAAAGATAAATGCACTAGTACAAATCAACTTGTCCAATGGTTAGAAAATGATATTAAAATAGAGACAAGAGCAACAATTTTAGGACATGTTCAAAGAGGCGGAAATCCAACCGTATTTGATAGATTGATGGCATCAAAGTTTGTTACTTACTCAATAGATAAGCTTTTAAGCGATCAAGAAGGAGGAAGTGTTATTGTCTATAATGACAGTAAATTTGAATTTGTGACAATAGATTATGTAAATTCTCAAAAGTATGAAATTAGAGAAGATTTATTGGAGTTGGCCAAAAGATTGGTTAATTAA
- a CDS encoding arsenate reductase family protein produces the protein MKMYGIKTCASVKKAKAFFDENNISYEFIDLNKTPVNKDKIEKWQNFTPAASMLNPRSKSYRDLGLKDKKVTNKKAVSLIENDNGILKRPVIEHGLNGEEKFTIGFNEKEYNDTFLN, from the coding sequence ATGAAAATGTACGGGATTAAAACTTGCGCTAGTGTTAAAAAAGCAAAAGCTTTTTTTGATGAGAATAATATCTCTTATGAATTTATAGATTTAAATAAAACTCCTGTTAATAAAGACAAAATTGAGAAATGGCAGAACTTCACGCCTGCAGCTTCTATGTTAAATCCACGAAGCAAATCTTATAGGGATTTGGGACTAAAAGATAAAAAAGTTACAAATAAAAAAGCTGTCTCTTTAATAGAAAATGATAATGGGATTTTAAAAAGACCTGTTATTGAACATGGATTAAACGGTGAAGAAAAATTTACTATCGGTTTTAATGAAAAAGAGTATAACGATACATTTTTAAATTGA
- the gap gene encoding type I glyceraldehyde-3-phosphate dehydrogenase — protein MALKVAINGTGRIGLIATKIIAQRSDMELVAINTTTDLEMLIYLLKYDSVHLGIEAHIIDEKHISVNGCEIRVFSDRDPNNIDFGGCGAKVVIECTGAFLTTEKCQAYLKGGVEKVVMSAPAKDDTPTFVLNINTDDYKGEQIISNASCTTNCLAPICKVLDDNFGIENGLMTTIHSYTNDQNILDVKHKKDMRRARAAALNMIPTTTGAAKAIGKVMPHLLGKLNGYAMRVPTADVSIVDLTVNLKKAVTKEDVNKAMLLASQSNFEGLIEIDNDKRVSSDFIGSSYSSSFVPDMTSVVDDKTVKVLAWYDNEWGYTSRLVDMTLFVGQY, from the coding sequence ATGGCATTAAAAGTAGCAATCAACGGAACCGGAAGAATTGGTCTTATAGCAACAAAAATTATTGCACAAAGAAGTGATATGGAATTAGTTGCAATAAATACTACAACTGATTTAGAAATGTTAATTTATCTGCTTAAATATGACAGCGTTCATTTAGGTATAGAAGCTCATATTATCGATGAAAAACATATTAGTGTTAACGGTTGTGAAATTAGAGTTTTTTCCGACAGAGATCCAAATAATATTGATTTCGGAGGTTGCGGTGCTAAGGTTGTGATTGAGTGCACGGGAGCATTTTTGACAACTGAAAAGTGTCAGGCATATTTAAAAGGCGGTGTAGAAAAAGTAGTAATGAGTGCACCTGCAAAAGACGATACGCCGACTTTTGTTTTAAATATAAATACTGATGATTATAAAGGTGAACAAATTATTTCAAATGCTTCTTGTACAACAAATTGTTTGGCTCCTATTTGTAAAGTTTTAGATGATAATTTCGGTATTGAAAACGGTTTAATGACGACAATTCACTCATATACAAATGACCAAAATATTTTAGACGTAAAACATAAAAAAGATATGAGAAGAGCAAGAGCCGCAGCTCTTAATATGATTCCTACAACAACGGGAGCAGCTAAAGCTATAGGTAAAGTTATGCCTCATCTTTTAGGAAAATTAAACGGATATGCAATGAGAGTTCCGACTGCTGACGTATCTATCGTGGATTTAACCGTAAATTTAAAAAAAGCAGTAACTAAAGAGGATGTAAACAAAGCAATGCTTCTTGCAAGTCAATCAAATTTTGAGGGATTAATTGAAATAGACAATGATAAAAGAGTATCTAGTGATTTTATAGGAAGCTCTTACTCTTCATCATTTGTTCCTGATATGACATCTGTTGTTGATGATAAAACGGTGAAAGTTTTAGCTTGGTATGACAATGAATGGGGATATACGAGCAGATTGGTTGATATGACGCTGTTTGTCGGTCAATATTAA
- a CDS encoding alpha-amylase/4-alpha-glucanotransferase domain-containing protein codes for MKTDLLFGIHCHQPVDNFDKVIYEIIKKSYKPFFQTLKQYPQFKCSVHFSGWLFQFIKDKEPELFSLIKELSPQIEFFTGGFYEPILASIPSCDRISQINMLSNFIEENFNQKPKGLWLTERIWDDSIIDDLKKCDIDYVIVDDYHLIASGFNKSKLNGYFLTEDSNNKIALFPINKDLRYIIPFASIENSMNKLRDFTNEDGKNAAIIFDDGEKFGVWPKTYEKVYEKKWLENFFQKCIEDEKINVTTFSEFYNKNKAISLAYIPTVSYHEMGEWSTLPNISKEYLELVHQHMDKEYLIRGGIWKNFFIKYDESNWIHKRALELSKTPNQSEEFKDYLFRIQCNDVLWHGVFGGIYLPNLRDNAYKYIIKCENILAVENGYKKYDINIDSYDEYKFYTPLLIVIIDPKTGGQIVEFDLRKSLFNLQNTLTRYHENYHDKIKKIEKKDSDDIIKTYEKADDEIATIHNDDNLLSTTEDIELFKDWYIKKSAIDHITDKKLNKENFKSCTFKEYGDFANQAFDVLDVTDNSIKLKRDGGIYKEEKKNTTLTKYFQFENSKIESEIEIKSEEKSIMNYLLEFNLHFQDYDVLTVNGHNIEDALHFENSQLTILDQSINKTISFHFDQCLDIYVYPVKSVSQSESGVDYTIQGIALGFAKDFSSQLNLKYYIDIQ; via the coding sequence ATGAAAACAGATCTTCTTTTCGGTATTCACTGCCACCAACCTGTGGATAATTTTGATAAAGTTATTTATGAGATTATCAAAAAATCTTACAAACCTTTTTTTCAAACATTAAAACAGTATCCTCAGTTTAAATGTTCAGTACACTTTAGCGGTTGGCTTTTTCAATTTATAAAAGATAAAGAGCCTGAACTTTTCTCTTTAATAAAAGAGTTAAGCCCTCAAATAGAGTTTTTCACGGGAGGTTTTTACGAACCTATATTAGCCTCTATTCCAAGTTGCGACAGAATAAGTCAAATAAATATGCTCTCAAACTTTATAGAAGAGAACTTTAATCAAAAGCCCAAAGGCTTATGGCTTACGGAAAGAATTTGGGATGACTCGATTATCGATGATTTGAAAAAATGTGATATTGACTATGTTATTGTTGACGATTATCACCTAATAGCTTCAGGATTTAACAAATCAAAACTAAACGGATATTTTTTGACAGAAGATAGTAACAATAAAATTGCACTTTTCCCTATCAATAAAGATTTAAGATATATTATCCCCTTTGCAAGCATTGAAAACAGTATGAACAAATTAAGAGATTTTACAAACGAAGATGGTAAAAATGCCGCAATAATTTTTGATGACGGAGAGAAATTCGGAGTTTGGCCGAAAACTTACGAAAAAGTTTATGAAAAAAAATGGCTGGAAAACTTTTTTCAAAAGTGTATAGAAGATGAAAAGATAAACGTAACAACTTTTTCGGAATTTTATAATAAAAACAAAGCGATCTCTTTAGCTTATATTCCTACAGTCTCTTATCATGAAATGGGAGAGTGGTCAACCCTACCTAATATTTCAAAAGAGTATCTTGAATTAGTACACCAACATATGGATAAAGAGTATCTAATAAGAGGAGGAATCTGGAAAAACTTTTTTATCAAATATGATGAAAGCAACTGGATACACAAAAGAGCCCTTGAACTTTCAAAAACACCTAACCAAAGTGAAGAGTTCAAAGATTATCTTTTTAGAATTCAATGTAATGACGTTCTCTGGCATGGAGTTTTCGGTGGAATTTATCTTCCGAATTTAAGAGATAATGCCTACAAATATATAATCAAATGTGAAAATATTTTGGCAGTTGAAAACGGATATAAGAAATATGATATAAATATAGACTCTTATGATGAGTATAAGTTTTATACTCCTCTTCTTATAGTAATTATTGATCCTAAAACAGGTGGACAAATTGTTGAGTTTGATTTAAGAAAGTCACTTTTTAATTTGCAAAATACTCTTACTAGATACCATGAAAATTATCATGACAAAATAAAAAAAATAGAGAAAAAGGATAGTGATGATATCATTAAAACTTATGAAAAAGCAGATGATGAAATTGCTACAATCCATAATGACGACAATCTTTTATCAACAACGGAAGATATCGAACTTTTTAAAGATTGGTATATAAAAAAATCGGCAATTGATCATATAACAGATAAAAAGTTAAATAAAGAAAACTTTAAATCATGTACATTTAAAGAGTATGGAGATTTTGCAAATCAAGCTTTTGATGTACTTGATGTAACAGATAACAGCATTAAACTTAAAAGAGACGGAGGGATTTATAAAGAGGAGAAAAAGAACACAACTTTAACAAAATATTTCCAATTTGAAAATAGTAAAATCGAATCGGAAATAGAGATTAAAAGTGAAGAAAAATCTATAATGAACTATTTATTAGAGTTTAACTTACACTTTCAAGATTATGATGTATTAACAGTAAATGGACATAATATTGAGGATGCTTTACACTTTGAGAATTCACAACTTACAATTTTGGATCAATCAATAAATAAAACTATATCTTTCCATTTTGACCAATGTTTAGATATATATGTTTATCCGGTTAAGAGTGTAAGTCAAAGTGAATCCGGGGTTGATTATACAATTCAAGGTATAGCATTAGGTTTTGCTAAAGATTTTAGCTCTCAACTTAATTTAAAGTACTACATTGATATTCAATAA